TCATGACAACTAAATCAATCCCAGCTTGTTGCACTTTTGTCAACACATCCAACGCGCCGGGGATGGGTTTGTCGTACTGGAAATAAGGTTCGGTATGTACTGTTTTACGCCGCAATTGGGAAAATTCTTGTGCTTGAGCTTCATCTAAACCAGAACGGAGGGCGATGTCTCTTTCGGGAAGATGCGATCGCTTCATTTGCCAAAATTCTGCTTTAGATAGTTGCCGTACTGGCTGGCCTGGACGTTTGGTCTTTTCTAAGCAGAATAGGTACACCTGGTAGTACCTTTCTGAAACATCCATAATCGGCCCGTCAAAGTCAGTAATCAGTCTCAGCATCGCGCAACTAAATATTAATTATTATTAATATTATTTTACCTCTTGTGATGAACCGAAATCTGACTACAAAGAAATAAAAGTAATAAGTCATTAATAATTAACTATTAAGAAATGCCTATACCTTGAGGATTTAGTTCTGTGTCTTTCTAAGAACTTAAGTTCTGACTACAAACCTGTACAAGCCTTATGGTAGGTTTAAGTTACATTTATATATTGCGAAATATTACTTTACCCTCATGACTGGAGAGCATCACCTTGGGAATAGAACTACGCAGTTTCGTATTTCTCGACAGCCTGCAACCACAACACGCAGCCTATATAGGAACAGTAGCCCAAGGTTTCTTGCCATTACCTGGAGATACATCATTGTGGATTGAAATCTCACCGGGTATCGAGATTAATAAAATTACCGATATAGCCCTCAAAGCGGCTTCTGTCCGCCCTGGAGTGCAAGTAGTTGAGAGGTTATATGGTCTATTGGAAGTACATTCAGGCTCTCAAGGAGAAACGAGGGCTGCTGGTCAAGCAATTTTGGCAGCGCTAGGAGTCAAACGAGAGGAATGTCTCAAACCCCGCGTTGTTTCTAGTCAGATTATCCGCAATATAGACGCTTACCAAACCCAACTAATCAACCGGACAAGGCGAGGACAGCTATTACTAGCAGGGCAAACTCTATACGTGTTAGAAGTTGAGCCTGCCGCTTATGCGGCCTTAGCAGCTAACGAAGCCGAGAAAGCAGCCTCAATCAACATTTTAGAAGTTCAGGCTGTAGGTAGCTTCGGCAGATTGTACTTAGGTGGGCAAGAAAGAGATATTCTTGCGGGTGCGGCGGGAGCGCGAGCAGCCATAGAGAGTGTAGCCGGACGGAGTAATTCTCCGTTTGGTCGCCAGGAATAAAGGAGAGACAATGGCAAATTCAGAGCATCTAGCTTTATTACAAGCTGGTGCAGTGAGATGGACGGAGTGGAGACAAACAAATCCGCAAATTGCACCAGACCTCAGCACCGCTAACTTACAACAAAATAATCTCAGAGGTGCAAACCTCCAAGGGGCTAACTTGAGTCGGGTAGATTTAAGCTATGCTTTGCTTGTACGCGCTAACCTTAGTCGTGCTGACTTAAGTAGTGCGAATCTACATCAAGCTAAACTTAGTGATGCTAACCTCAGTTCAGCTAATTTTAGTGTGGCTAACTTGAGCCAAGCTGTGCTGATACAGGCAGATTTGAGCCATGTTAATCTGATTGGTTCTGATTTGAGTGGAGCAAAACTCAGAGGCGCTATTTTGGCAAAAGCAAACTTGATTGGTACTGACTTGAGCGGTGCTGATTTGAGAGATGCTGATTTAGGTGAAGGAAAACTCATTCGCTCTAATCTCAGTTTTGCCAATCTTATTTCTGCACATCTGAGTACGGCTGATTTCAGCGAGGCGAATTTATATGAAGCAGAAATTATAGGCGCTTATCTCTACAAAGCCAACTTCTACAAAGCTAATTTACATAAAGCTCATTTAGGTAGTGCATACCTATTTCGAGCTAACTTAACCGAAGCTGACTTGAGAGGCGCTGACCTATCATGGGCTAACCTTGTCAACGCTAATTTAGGAGGGGCTAATCTAAGTGGCGCTAACCTCAGAGGTGCTAAATTAAACGGTGCTAACCTCAATGGAGCGAATCTTCAAGATGCGATTATGCCTAGTTTAGAAGTATGCAAATGAGTTAAATTTTGATGAAAATAGAAAAGAGTTTCTCCAATTTTATTCTTGTGATTTTTCTCCAACCTCTTCAGCAAAATCATCTTTTTTTAAGAGAATTACTAGGCAAATATAAGTAATAACCAATTTAAATAAGCTCAATGATTGACTTTTTAAAATAATAAAACTTCCTAATCCCATTAAGACGAAGGGTATAACTTGGCTACTGTAGCGAGTTAGGATATTGGCTATAGTTTTTTGGTAAGCTAATTTATATGCTATGTAGCACCAAATACCTAAAAGTATAATAAATGAGCAGATAATTACAAAAAAATCTACTAGATTACTGTTGGCAAATAAGGGCAAATATACACTCACATTATCACTGCCGTTGGCAATAGTTATAGCAGCTACACCATAGGCTTGAGGAGTTAGTACTTCAGCAAGTGTCGCGGGTTTAGATGGTGTTATATCTGGCTGAAATTCTTCTGTAGCTTCTTCTCGATTTACTAAAGTGCTAATACCTATGATAATAGGTATTAAACCTAATAATCCAATCCAACGTGGTGGTAAAACTATGCCTCCCAAAAATCCCGGAAGACTAAAAAATATTAACGCTGTAAAACCTAGATACTGACCAGCTACTATTTGCCAAGGACGAAAGTTAGCATTTACTTGAGAAAAAAACAACAATAGAATGACAATATCATCAATATTTGTGGCAATGAACGCAACTATTCCTGTACTAAAGGCAGTGAATAATTCATTCATCTTTGTTTATCCTAAATTAATTGATCTTTAGTTATGCTATTAATTTATATTTTCATTTAAATTGATTCTTAAATTTATTAATTTAATGAGTAGGGCATTTTCATTTTACATAATTTGGTTATCTTTAGATAAGAGAACTCATCCTCTTATTTAGTCTTCAGCAAGACAAATACTACCGCCTTTTTGCAATTTCGATAATCTAGCATGAATCAGTTAGTAACGGCTTTTACGGAAAGTCTGGTTGCCTTCGCAGTCACAAATATTGATGACATTCTTATTTTACTGCTACTTTTCTCACAAGTAGATATTAATTTCCGTCGTCGTCATATTTGGCTTGGTCAGTTTCTTGGTTTTACGATCATCATTTTAGCCAGTCTTCCAGGATTTTTTGGTGGCTTATTTATTCAAAGAGAATTAATAGGTTTATTAGGAATATTACCAATAATTATAGGTATCAAACAGTTAGTTAAACCAGACAATGAGAATACACAAATACAAGCAGTAACTACTGAGTTTAAAGAGTCTTATCCTGCTAATCCTGTGTTGTCATTTATATTGAGTATTTTGCATCCTCATACTTATAAAGTAGCTGCGGTGACAGTTGCTAATGGTGGCGATAATATCAGCATTTATATTCCTTTATTTGCTGGTCAAAATTTGATCAGATTAGGAGTAATCTTAGGCGTGTTTTTTGTCATGGTGGCTGTGTGGTGCGCCATTGCTGACTTGTTGAGTCGTCAAACTGCGATCGCTTATATTTTAAGCCTTCATGGTAAAAATTTTGTTCCCTTTATTTTGATAGGTTTGGGGCTATTTATCATGTATGAAAGAGGTACATTTACTTGGCTGCTTAACCTGAAGCTTTGAGCCATATTTAATTTACACCTGATAAACTAACTTCCAACTAACCATCATTAAAATTGCATAAATGATAAATCTTAGAGGGCGTTGAGGTGTAATTTGACATACTTTTGCACCTAGTAATACCCCAGGAACAGAACCTAGCCAAATAGGCAATACTAAACTCCAATCAACTGTTCCCAAACTGAGATGTCCTAGCGATGTGAACAACAATAAAATTGCTGCTTGAGAAATGTCAGTTCCTACTAATTTACGAGCATCAAGACGGAAAAATCCAATTAGCACTAGAGCAAATAATGAGCCTGAAGAAACGCTAGTTAAACCAACTACGCATCCTAAAACGGCTCCTATAGTGATAGTAAAAATGCGACCCCAAGTAGTAGTTAAATCAAATTTTGGTAGTTCGGGTAAACTAAATTTAGGAAAGAAAGTCATTAGCAACAATTGTACTAACGCTAACAACGTTATTAATAGAATTGTTACCCCAAGTAAACGTAGCAAAATATGATCTAAATTATGTTCACCAGTATGTTTAATTAGATGCAGAATTGCTACACCAGATAGTGAACCTGGAACGCTTCCTAACGCTAGCCATTTTACAGCTTCTTTGTCTAGGGTTTCTTGTTGCCAATGCTTAACACTACCTACTACTTTCATTAAAGTAGCAGCTACAACATCGGAACTAACGGCAATTGAAGGCGGTACTTGAAAGATAAAAATCAACATCGGAGTAATTAAAGAGGCTCCACCAATACCCGTTAACCCCACGATAATGCCAACTAAGAAGCTTAAAAATGGTAGCAACAAATAATCCATACCTCTATTCCAGAAACAGCGTTTTCAAGACAATTAGCTCAAGACAGTAGTCGATTAAAGACAAAACTACGGCTCGATGGTAGACAAAAGCTCCTAGTAGCAATTTTGTAAATGCAAAACCAATTGAGAGATTTTTCAGAGCTTTACGGCAGAAATATCGATAGATAGCCTTTAGTAAGTATTTTTTAAGGCTTTCTTCTGTTAAGCTCATTTTTTGGTCAGTTATGGCAATTATACACACAAATTACGGTAATCTCATCGCCTTACCGTATTTTATCCATAATCCCGATCAAACGTCTAGAGTATTTTTTGGCGATCGCAATTTAACGTAAGTTCGACAAGTTTTTTTGACCTCTCCCTAATCCCTCTCGTGGTAGGCTATCCATTACCTACATCTTTCTTAACAATCAAAAACGAGAGTTAACATTACAAGGAAAGGCTTGATGGGTAGAGCAAACAGGACTTACGCACCAAAATAAGCTACTGATAGCATTTTGATTTCGTACGATCACCGTTAGCGATCGCACTCTTACTTCCATCACTCACTTTCTATTTATTCGGTGGAATAAGTCAATTTCTCATTTAGCTTCTTTTCAAAAATAAAAGCGATCGCCGACAGTGAAGGGAACGCCATCTCTGTCAGCTCGCTCGAAAATACCAAAGCTAATCATAGTTAAGATTAATTAATAAAATAACATACTTCTTTATAAAACTTAAGTAAAATTAGTAAAAAATAGATGAAATATCCTCAAACCCTCTCAGAGTAGGGATCAGAGTGAGATGCAGCAACTTCATCTATAAGCAGAAACCGCACAGCTTTGGGAACGAGCAGGTGCGGGAAGTGAAGAATCGCTGTGTGATTAAGGATTATGGGAAGGTGAATATTTTGGCAAATTCTACTCTTGTGGCGATGATGTTCCGCCCAGCGTAGCTGATCGCATCCTCTCAAAAACCTGATTAATCTCTAAAAGACGGGTATGAGTCTTCCCTTATATTCATTATTGATAAACTCTTTAACACTGGGATGAACAAGTAACTGGTTTAACTTTTGAATCTTAGGTTCGTTTTCTCTGCCCTGTAATGTAACTAATGCTAAAGCGTATTTCTTATCCTTCGCTGTTTCTTTGCCCATAGAATTAGGTTCTATGCCTGCAAGTGCCACAGTCTGAGCCGAGGACACGATAAAATCTACATCATTAATAGCACGTACAACTTGTACACCTTCAACTTCTTTAATTCGTAAATTTTTCGGATTAGCTGCAATATCTCGTTGGGTAACAAATTGTGGAGCATTTTCCTTTAGTTTAATTAAACCGTTAGCTGCTAATAAGCGTAAACCTCGGTCATTATTAATCACATCATTAGCAATAGTTACAGTGGCATTTTGGGGAATTTCATTAATTGACTTAAACTTTTTAGAAAAAAGTCCTAATGTGTTTAAATAAATTGTATTTAATGGAACTAAATTTATTTTGAGTTCTTTAACAGCATTATTCATGAAAGGTCTGTGCTGGAAAAAGTTAGCGTCTATAACTTGATCGCGCAAGGCTGTATTGGGTTGTATCCAATCGTTAAAAGTGACAACTTGAATTTCTAAGCCTTCTTTTTCAGCTAAATTTTTATTGACAAATTTCAAAATATCCTGAGAAATTATACCAGTCACCCCAACTTTAATTACTTCTTTCTGCTCCTTCTGGCTAATGGTTTGTGTATTGTTAGTGGGAGTTTGAGCAGATTGCTGGCTACAACTTGCAAAGATGAAAGAAGCAGTAAGAGAACCTAAAGCTGTTAGGAAAAATCTGCGTGTATTCATAATACTTATAATCAATATACTAAATTTATAGGGTTTTTTATTTTTAAATTGCTTCAACTTCCAGCGTTTGTTCAACGCTTTCTCATCCGTTGGGCAATTAAATCACCTAAAAATTGAATAATTTGTACTAGTGCAATCAAAACCACAATGGTGGAAAACATTACTCCTACATCGAAGCGTTGGTAGCCGTATTGAATTGCCAAATTACCTAATCCACCGCCACCAACAGCACCAGCCATTGCAGAAGAATTAAGTAAACTCACAACCAAAATAGTCATGCCTAATATCAATGAGGGTAAAGCTTCGGGAATCAAAACTTTAAGCACGATTTGCCAATAATTACACCCTATTGCTTGGGCAGCTTCTATTAGTCCCTTATCAACTTCTAAAATACTAGTTTCAGCAATACGTCCAAAAAATGGGATGGCGGCGAGAGTGAGGGGAACTAAAGCCGCAGTGCTACCAATGGAAGTACCAACAATTAGACGGGTGAGTGGTGTTAAAACGACAAGCAAAATAATAAAAGGAAACGATCGCCCAGTGTTGACGATCGCACCCAGCACTTTATGCAGTTGGGGAAAGTCCAATAAGTTACCTGGGCCTGTCATTACTAGGAATAAACCCAAAGGTAAGCCTAAAAATATGGCAACTAAAGCAGAGATACCTACCATGTAAAAGGTTTCGCCAGTTGCAAGCAACAAACTATCTATTAATTCTTGTCCTTCCATTTATATAGTTCTCAGATTTGAAGTGCAAAACTGCTAAACAATCCTCACGTTGGTAGTGGATTCAAAGCCTGAGTCCAGCTTGTTTGAGTAGTGGGAGAACATGCTTGCCAAATAAATCTAAATCTGGCTCAAAATCGTAGAAAGCAAGTTGAAAGCCATCAACACCAGCTTGATTTAGTTGCAGGAGTTGTTCGGCAATTTGTTCAGGGGAACCGATTAGCTGCACATTACCACCGATCGCACTGCCAACACCATGACGCAAATTTCCCTTCTGATGTCCTCTCCAAGCGTGGGCATCGCTACTGACGCGAGAACGGCCAGCTATTGACTCACGATCTGCATGGTCAATGATTGCTTGAGCATATTCTTCGGCCTCTTTTTCCGTTTCACGCACGACGATGAGCGGATTTAAGAGGGTGCGAATTTGTCTACCATTGGCGATCGCCGATTCTTTCACACGGGCAGTATGAGCGGGTAAGGAAGACAAGGCGCTTTCTAAATCTCCACCTGCTGGACTGGTGATGAAGACGATATCAGAATGGCGGCCAGCAAACTTAATCCCCGCATCCGAACCAGTGGCATTCACGAGGATGGGACGACCATAAAGCGGACGGGGGCTGATGTAGGCATCTTTGAACTGCCAAGAACTCTGACTCTTGTAAGAGAAATTCTCTGTTTCCGACCACAACCGTTTGAGGATGGTGACAAATTCGTCGGCGAGTTCATAACGGCGATCGTGTTCGATTTGACTCCAGCCGAACAGTTCATGCTCATAAGCCCTATGTCCGGTGACGACATTTATTCCCCAGCGACCTTGAGAAATGTGGTCAAGTGTCGCCCCAAATTTGGCTAGATGAATAGGATGCCAAGGCCCGTAGAGGACATGAATTGTGGAAATTAACAAAATACGTGAGGTAATGCTGGCAAGAGAAGCCGTAGCAATGAAGGCATCTAAACCAACTTCTGTGCGAGTCGGCCCCTGTCCGCCCTTTGGCTGCCATGTGGAGTAACCGAAGACTAAATCAAAACCTAACTCCTCAGCTTTTTTTGTCAACTTGGCATTGTAATCAAACGACCAGTCGGTAGTACGCGGTAGGGTTGATGAA
Above is a genomic segment from Nostoc sp. MS1 containing:
- a CDS encoding pentapeptide repeat-containing protein — translated: MANSEHLALLQAGAVRWTEWRQTNPQIAPDLSTANLQQNNLRGANLQGANLSRVDLSYALLVRANLSRADLSSANLHQAKLSDANLSSANFSVANLSQAVLIQADLSHVNLIGSDLSGAKLRGAILAKANLIGTDLSGADLRDADLGEGKLIRSNLSFANLISAHLSTADFSEANLYEAEIIGAYLYKANFYKANLHKAHLGSAYLFRANLTEADLRGADLSWANLVNANLGGANLSGANLRGAKLNGANLNGANLQDAIMPSLEVCK
- a CDS encoding cadmium resistance transporter; the encoded protein is MNELFTAFSTGIVAFIATNIDDIVILLLFFSQVNANFRPWQIVAGQYLGFTALIFFSLPGFLGGIVLPPRWIGLLGLIPIIIGISTLVNREEATEEFQPDITPSKPATLAEVLTPQAYGVAAITIANGSDNVSVYLPLFANSNLVDFFVIICSFIILLGIWCYIAYKLAYQKTIANILTRYSSQVIPFVLMGLGSFIILKSQSLSLFKLVITYICLVILLKKDDFAEEVGEKSQE
- a CDS encoding cadmium resistance transporter, producing the protein MNQLVTAFTESLVAFAVTNIDDILILLLLFSQVDINFRRRHIWLGQFLGFTIIILASLPGFFGGLFIQRELIGLLGILPIIIGIKQLVKPDNENTQIQAVTTEFKESYPANPVLSFILSILHPHTYKVAAVTVANGGDNISIYIPLFAGQNLIRLGVILGVFFVMVAVWCAIADLLSRQTAIAYILSLHGKNFVPFILIGLGLFIMYERGTFTWLLNLKL
- a CDS encoding sulfite exporter TauE/SafE family protein, which translates into the protein MDYLLLPFLSFLVGIIVGLTGIGGASLITPMLIFIFQVPPSIAVSSDVVAATLMKVVGSVKHWQQETLDKEAVKWLALGSVPGSLSGVAILHLIKHTGEHNLDHILLRLLGVTILLITLLALVQLLLMTFFPKFSLPELPKFDLTTTWGRIFTITIGAVLGCVVGLTSVSSGSLFALVLIGFFRLDARKLVGTDISQAAILLLFTSLGHLSLGTVDWSLVLPIWLGSVPGVLLGAKVCQITPQRPLRFIIYAILMMVSWKLVYQV
- a CDS encoding MetQ/NlpA family ABC transporter substrate-binding protein — its product is MNKRWKLKQFKNKKPYKFSILIISIMNTRRFFLTALGSLTASFIFASCSQQSAQTPTNNTQTISQKEQKEVIKVGVTGIISQDILKFVNKNLAEKEGLEIQVVTFNDWIQPNTALRDQVIDANFFQHRPFMNNAVKELKINLVPLNTIYLNTLGLFSKKFKSINEIPQNATVTIANDVINNDRGLRLLAANGLIKLKENAPQFVTQRDIAANPKNLRIKEVEGVQVVRAINDVDFIVSSAQTVALAGIEPNSMGKETAKDKKYALALVTLQGRENEPKIQKLNQLLVHPSVKEFINNEYKGRLIPVF
- a CDS encoding methionine ABC transporter permease; protein product: MEGQELIDSLLLATGETFYMVGISALVAIFLGLPLGLFLVMTGPGNLLDFPQLHKVLGAIVNTGRSFPFIILLVVLTPLTRLIVGTSIGSTAALVPLTLAAIPFFGRIAETSILEVDKGLIEAAQAIGCNYWQIVLKVLIPEALPSLILGMTILVVSLLNSSAMAGAVGGGGLGNLAIQYGYQRFDVGVMFSTIVVLIALVQIIQFLGDLIAQRMRKR
- a CDS encoding LLM class flavin-dependent oxidoreductase, coding for MSVIDTTSFTTSQEAIASPTDYPESPLSQALQQPVLLGLFLPIHHGGWSSSTLPRTTDWSFDYNAKLTKKAEELGFDLVFGYSTWQPKGGQGPTRTEVGLDAFIATASLASITSRILLISTIHVLYGPWHPIHLAKFGATLDHISQGRWGINVVTGHRAYEHELFGWSQIEHDRRYELADEFVTILKRLWSETENFSYKSQSSWQFKDAYISPRPLYGRPILVNATGSDAGIKFAGRHSDIVFITSPAGGDLESALSSLPAHTARVKESAIANGRQIRTLLNPLIVVRETEKEAEEYAQAIIDHADRESIAGRSRVSSDAHAWRGHQKGNLRHGVGSAIGGNVQLIGSPEQIAEQLLQLNQAGVDGFQLAFYDFEPDLDLFGKHVLPLLKQAGLRL